In Oryzias melastigma strain HK-1 linkage group LG10, ASM292280v2, whole genome shotgun sequence, a single window of DNA contains:
- the LOC112153354 gene encoding nocturnin, translating into MNPARRCSALLGQVCATSLGAPRRAAGARSCHSVVGGNGAGSQPMNGPAGSGSATALSLMGGSGSSRLFGTLAQSLPQPEPYLEENPDLDLDPDQLRKECEEVLQQRPARPHRDLVRSTCMAPCSHKYNPPIRIMQWNILAQALGEGKDGFIRCPLDALNWNERKYLILEEILTHRPDVLCLQEVDHYYDTFQPILARLGYQGSFLPKPWSPCLDVERNNGPDGCALFYRRSRFMPKATAHLRLSAMMLPTNQVAIVQTLCCRVTGRRLCVAVTHLKARSGWERLRSAQGADLLQSLCSITSRGRNRAPSSTTPLVVCGDFNAEPSEDVYKRFSCSPLGLTSAYTLLSSDGHAEPPYTTWKIRPSGESRSTLDYIWYTPAALSVESLLDIPSEEQIGPDRLPSYHYPSDHLSLLCDISFREEPHRLL; encoded by the exons ATGAACCCGGCCCGGCGCTGTTCGGCTCTTCTCGGACAGGTGTGTGCGACCTCGCTGGGGGCTCCGCGCCGCGCGGCGGGGGCTCGGAGCTGCCACTCCGTCGTGGGGGGAAACGGAGCGGGGAGCCAGCCGATGAATGGACCAGCCGGAAGCGGCTCGGCAACAG CActttctctgatggggggcagcggcagcagcaggcTGTTCGGTACGCTGGCTCAGTCCTTGCCTCAACCAGAACCATATTTGGAGGAAAACCCAGACCTGGATCTGGACCCGGACCAGCTACGGAAAGAGTGCGAGGAGGTCCTGCAGCAGCGTCCCGCCCGACCTCACAGGGATTTGGTCCGTTCCACCTGCATGGCTCCCTGCAGCCACAAATACAACCCCCCCATACGGATCATGCAGTGGAACATTCTCGCTCAAG ctcTTGGGGAGGGAAAAGACGGCTTCATCCGCTGTCCTCTGGATGCTCTGAACTGGAACGAGAGGAAGTACCTGATCCTGGAGGAGATCCTGACCCACAGACCCGACGTTCTTTGTCTGCAGGAGGTGGACCACTACTACGACACCTTCCAGCCCATCCTGGCCCGGCTGGGCTACCAGGGCAGCTTCCTGCCCAAACCCTGGTCCCCCTGTCTGGACGTAGAGCGGAACAATGGCCCCGATGGCTGTGCTCTGTTCTACCGCCGCTCGCGCTTCATGCCAAAAGCCACGGCTCACCTGCGGCTGTCGGCCATGATGCTGCCCACCAATCAAGTGGCCATCGTGCAGACGCTCTGCTGCCGGGTGACGGGCCGCAGGCTGTGTGTGGCCGTCACCCACCTGAAGGCACGCAGCGGCTGGGAGAGACTACGGAGCGCTCAGGGCGCAGACCTGCTGCAGAGCCTGTGCAGCATTACTTCCCGTGGCCGCAACCGGGCGCCATCCAGCACCACCCCCTTAGTCGTATGCGGAGATTTCAACGCAGAGCCCTCTGAGGACGTCTACAAGCGCTTCAGCTGCTCCCCGCTGGGCCTCACTTCGGCGTACACCCTGCTGAGCTCGGACGGACACGCGGAGCCGCCCTACACCACCTGGAAGATCCGCCCCTCTGGGGAGAGCCGCAGCACGCTGGACTACATCTGGTACACGCCCGCCGCTTTGAGCGTGGAGAGCCTGCTGGACATCCCCAGTGAGGAGCAGATAGGTCCGGACCGCCTACCCTCCTACCACTACCCCTCTGACCATCTGTCCCTGCTGTGTGACATCAGCTTCAGGGAGGAGCCTCACAGGCTGCTGTAG